The Triticum dicoccoides isolate Atlit2015 ecotype Zavitan chromosome 6A, WEW_v2.0, whole genome shotgun sequence genome has a window encoding:
- the LOC119318432 gene encoding phosphoenolpyruvate carboxylase kinase 2-like: MVYGGEEALRRQYSIGDEIGHGRFGTVRRCHSNATGEALALKTTPKAPLRDPLDLALAEQEPKLHLLASSPPCSPHLVALHAAFDDADAVHLVVDLCAGGDLLSLLSARGGRLPEREAAGLAAQIASALAACHRRGVAHRDVKPDNLLFDAATGALKLADFGSAEWFGDGRRMSGIVGTPYYVAPEVVAGREYGEKVDVWSAGVVLYMMLSGSVPFYGAAAPEIFEAVLRGNVRFPPRAFAGVSPEAKDLMRRMLCKDVSRRFSAEQVLRHPWIASCGGDAVAG, encoded by the exons ATGGTCTACGGCGGAGAGGAGGCGCTGAGGCGGCAGTACTCCATCGGCGACGAGATCGGGCACGGCCGGTTCGGGACCGTCCGCCGCTGCCACTCCAACGCCACGGGGGAGGCGCTGGCGTTGAAGACCACGCCCAAGGCGCCGCTGCGTGACCCTCTCGACCTGGCCCTCGCGGAGCAGGAGCCCAAGCTGCACCTCCTCGCCTCCTCCCCGCCCTGCAGCCCGCACCTGGTCGCCCTCCACGCCGCCTTCGACGACGCCGACGCCGTCCACCTCGTCGTCGACCTCTGCGCCGGCGGggacctcctctccctcctctccgCCCGCGGCGGCCGCCTCCCcgagcgcgaggcggcggggctCGCCGCGCAGATCGCCTCCGCGCTCGCCGCGTGCCACCGCCGCGGGGTCGCCCACCGGGACGTCAAGCCCGACAACCTCCTCTTCGACGCCGCCACCGGCGCGCTCAAGCTCGCCGACTTCGGCTCCGCGGAGTGGTTCGGGGACGGGCGCCGCATGTCCGGGATCGTCGGCACGCCCTACTACGTCGCCCCCGAGGTGGTCGCCGGGCGGGAGTACGGCGAGAAGGTGGACGTGTGGAGCGCCGGGGTGGTGCTCTACATGATGCTGTCGGGGTCCGTGCCCTTCTACGGCGCCGCCGCCCCGGAGATCTTCGAGGCCGTGCTCCGCGGCAACGTGCGCTTCCCGCCGCGCGCCTTCGCCGGCGTCTCCCCCGAGGCCAAGGACCTGATGCGCCGCATGCTCTGCAAGGACGTCTCCCGCAGGTTCTCCGCCGAACAAGTCCTGA GGCATCCGTGGATCGCGAGCTGCGGAGGGGATGCGGTTGCGGGCTGA